In the Mesorhizobium sp. WSM2240 genome, CAGTTCCGCGTAAGTCATTGCCCCCATTGCCGTAGTGTCGTCCTGCAGGACCGTCAGGTGCAGGCGATCAGGATGTTCCGCTACGTGCCAGTCGAGAACCTCAACGAGCGTCCGGGCCTTGGTGGCAGCCTGAACGGGAGGAAGGCCGGAAGGTACCTGTACGGTGACGGCCGGGCCTGGTCGGGCGCCGGCCTCTTCGAGGGCATTGATAAGATCGCCGACCGTGTCCGCCTCGCCGACTATTTGAGTGGGCAGCCGCACCCGGAACGCGCGCTCGATCCGTAGAATCAGCTCCGTCCGACCAAGGCTGTCGATGCCGAGATCCCTTTCGATCCGGCTTGACGGCGAGATGTCGATCGCATTTGCACGTTTTGGCTGAAGCTCGTGCACGAACTCGCGCACAATTGCGATCAGGTCGCCTTCGCGTGATCTCCTATCATCGGTCGTCGTGGGAACCATTTTTTGTGCCCGTTTCCAAGCCACAATGCTGACGGCTTCAGGCAATTGGACGTTGACGCGATCAGGCGTACCGTCGGAGCAATCGAGTCGTCCCTTTCGGTTGGTGTTGACGCCGATCGAAGCCGTGGCGGGCGGCAAGCCATTGTGTTTAACTATAGCGTTCCAGCGGCTTAGCAACGGCGCAGGATTCGGCGCCCAAAGCGGCCCTGCCAAATTCAATGTCAGCTTTGCTCAGCAATTTTGCTCAGCAATAAGAATTTCGGGTGTCTCATCGCCTGGTCGCATTCGGCTCGCCGGCGGTCACCCTGGACCTTCCGCCCGTCGCCTAAAGCGGAATGCCGCGGTCGTCGGCGAAAGTGTGAAGCAGCGCGCGCATCGGCAAATTGGCCGCCGGACCGGCCAGATTGTCGGCCATGAACGCCTTGAGTTCGCCGAGCGGCAGTTCGGCCAGCATGGCCTTGACCGGGCCGATCGAGGCCGGCGACATCGAGATCGAGCGGTAGCCCAGCCCGACCAGCGCCATGGCCGAGATCGGGCGTCCGGCGAGTTCGCCGCACAGCGTCACCGGCGTGTGCGTGCGGTGCCCGGCGTCGGCGACGTGCTTGAGCACGCGCAGGAACGGCACCGACAGAGGATCGAAACGATCGGAGAGCTGTGTATTGCCGCGGTCCGTCGCCATGACGAACTGGAACAGATCGTTCGATCCGACCGAGACGAAGTCCACCGCCTGCATCAGTTCGTCGAGCTGCCACAGCAGCGACGGCACTTCCAGCATCGCGCCGAGCTTCAGGCTGGTCGGCAGATGATGGGCGAAACGCGACAGATGCCGCACTTCGCGGTCGATAATCTCACGCGCCTGGGCAATCTCGCCGAGCTCGGTCACCATGGGCAGCATGACCCTGAGCTCGCGGCCGCCCGCGGCTTTCAGCAGCGCGCGTATCTGCGAACGCAGCAGCCCCGGCCGGTCGAGCGTCAGGCGGATCGCGCGCCAGCCGAGCGCCGGGTTCTCCTCGACCACCGAGGCCTTGAAGTAAGGCAGCACCTTGTCGCCGCCTATATCGATGGTGCGGAAGGTCACCGGCTTGCCCTGCGCCGCATCAAGCACGTCGCGGTAGAGCCGTTCCTGCGCCTCGGCGCGCGGGAAGGTAGAGGCCACCATGAACTGCAGTTCGGTGCGGAACAGCCCGATGCCGGCGGCGCCCGCCTCGGCAAGCTGCGGCAGATCAACGGCCAGGCCCGCATTCATCATCAGGTCGATGGCGACGCCGTCCTTGGTCAGCGACGGCTTGTTGCGGAGTTCGCGGTAGAGTTCCTGCCTGCGCGCGCGGAAACGCGCCTTCTCGGCATACGCGGCTTCGAGGTCGGATTGCGGCCTGAGATGGATCGAGCCCTCGTCGCCGTCGACGATGATGGCGTCGCCATTTTCCGCCATGGAGACGGCGCCCTTGACCTGGCCCGACACCGGTATGCCCATGGCGCGCGCCACGATGACGACATGGCTGGTGACCGCGCCGTCCTCGAGCACAAGCCCGCGCAGCTTCTCGCGCGGGTAGTCGAGCAGCTCGGCCGCTCCCATCGAACGCGCCACGATGATCGCGTCCTTGGGCAGCGACGATGCGATGTCGTCCGGCGAGCGGCCCATGAGCTGACGCAGCAGGCGGTTGGCGAGATCGTCGAAATCGCTCATCCGCTCGCGCAGATAGGGATCGGTCATGTGCAGCATGCGCGCGCGCATGTCGCTCTGCACCTTCTCAACCGCGGCCTCCGCCGTCAGGCCGTTGCGAACCGCCTCTTCGAGGCGGCGCACCCAGCCGCGATCGTTGGCGAACATGCGGTAGGCTTCCAGCACTTCGCGGTGCTCGCCCTCGAAAGCCACTTCGCGGCGCGACAGCATGTCGTCGATTGAGAGCCTGAGCGAAGACAGAGCTTTCTCGAGCCGGCCGATCTCCTCGTCGCTGTCCTCGTTGAACAGGTTGGTGACGACGATGCGCGGCTCGTGCAGCACGACATGGCCGAGACCGACGCCTTCGTTGAAGGACAGGCCCTTGAAGCTGACCGGGCGGCGAAGGTCGAGTTCCAGTCCCGGCCGCGTCAGCCGCGCGAGATCGCCGGTGGCGATCATCTCGGCGATGACCATCGCCGTGGTCTCCAGCGCCTCGACCTCGTCCTCGCGGTAGTGGCGCTTGGTGCGGTTCTGCACCACCAGCACGCCGAGCGTGCGCCCTGCCCTCAAGACCGGCACGCCGAGGAACGAATTGTAGATTTCCTCGCCGGTCTCAGGGAGGTAGGCGAAGGCCGGATGCTCCTGCGCGTCCGACAGGTTCAGCGCCCGGGCGCTCGCCGCAATGGTGCCGACGAGACCTTGGCCGAGCCGCAATTGCGCAAGGTGCACCGAACCCGGATTGAGGCCTTCGGTGGCGTAGAGTTCGAGCACCGAATCCGCGCGCAGGATGTAAAGCGAGCAGACCTCGGCGACCATGTTCTGGGCGATGTCGTGGACGATCCTGTCGAGCCGCTCCTGCGGCTCCAGCGGCTCCGCCATGAGCTCGCGGAGCCGTTTCAACAGAACGCGCGGGCCGCCGGCCAGGTCACGCATCAAGGCATCGTCTCCAAAATTCTCAGCTCCGGCGCAGCCTCCACGACGCGCCGGCGAATCCGAGACCGCAAAAACTCGTCTGACTATTGCTTATCCAGACCGTAGACGGAATGCAAAGTACGAACTGCAAGTTCCGTATAAGGGCCGTCGATCAGGATCGAGATCTTGATTTCCGACGTGGTGATGGCGCGGATGTTGATCGACTTGTCTGCCAGCGCCTTGAAGGCGGTGGCCGCCACGCCGGCATGGCTCCGCATGCCGATGCCGATCACCGACACTTTCGACATGCCCTCGTCGTGCTGGACCACGTCGAAACCGACGGATTCCTTTATGCGGTCGAGCACGGCCAGCGCCTTGCCGACGTCGCCCGACGGCACGGTGAAGGTCATGTCGGTGCGCGAACCATCCTCGGAAATGTTCTGGACGATCATGTCGACATTGATGTTGGCCTCGGCCAGCGGACCGAATATGCCGGCGGCGACGCCGGGGCGGTCGGCGACCCGGCGCAACGATATCTGGGCCTCGTCCTTGGCGTAGGCGATTCCGGTGACGACCTGCTGTTCCACGATTTCATCCTCGTCGCAAATTAGCGTTCCGGGCGGATTGTCCAGATCCCCCATGCCGGGCGCGTCGGGATCGTCGAAGGACGATCGCACGAATGTGCGCACCCTGTGCACCATTGCAAGCTCGACCGAGCGCACCTGCAGCACCTTGGCGCCGAGCGACGCCATTTCGAGCATTTCCTCAAAGGAGATCTTCGCCAGCCGCCGCGCCTTCGGCTCTATGCGCGGGTCGGTGGTGTAGACCCCGTCGACATCGGTGTAGATGTCGCAGCGGTCGGCCTTCACCGCAGCCGCAATCGCCACGGCGCTGGTATCGGAACCGCCGCGGCCCAGGGTGGCGATGCGGTTGTCGGGTCCGATGCCCTGGAAGCCGGCGACCACGGCGACCTGACCCTCGCCGAAGCGCGTGATCAGGAACGAGCCGTCAATTTCGAGGATGCGCGCGGCGCCATGGGCATTGTCGGTCTTGATCGGGATCTGCCAGCCCTGCCAGGAGCGCGCGTGAACGCCCATATTCTGCAGCGCGATGGCCAGAAGCCCCGCCGTGACCTGCTCGCCCGAGGCGACAACGGCGTCATATTCGCGGGCGTCGTGCATGGGCGAGGCCTCGCGCGTCCAGGCGACAAGCTCGTTGGTCTTGCCGGCCATTGCCGAAACCACCACCGCGACCTCATGGCCTGCGTCGACCTCGCGTTTGACATGGCGCGCGACGTTGCGGATGCGGCTGATGTCGGCGACGGAGGTTCCGCCGAATTTCATCACGATGCGCGCCATGAAGACTTGATGCCTTTTCGCGGGTGCCCGGGCCAGGAAGCCCAAGGGATTGAATGGAAGAAACCGCACTGATGCCCGGCGCGGAAGTCGCGGACCTCCTTATCCAAATACCCATGCTTCCGCAAGGAGTGGGCGTACGCCCCGCATTGACCATCGTCGCTTCACGCACAACAATGCGCGCACGGAGGAACCGATGGACGCGACGGATAAATGGCGGCACATGTCGACCGCGCCGAAGGACGGCAGCCGGTTCCTGGCGACGATCAGGCCTGTCGAACAGGGCCCGGCCGATGTCGACGTGGTCTACTGGGCGCGTTCCGACCAGTTCGGCATGGAGGGTTGGCGCGCCGCCGACTCCACGCCCGGAGCGATCATCGGCTACGCCGAACCGGAACTGATCTGCTGGATGCCGCTGCCGATGCCCAGTCCCGACCGGGAGCCGCTTTCCAGACCGGCTCCCTACGAGGGCGAGGAAATCCAGATCGACGGCTCCGGCATCTGAAACGCGCTGCGCGCCAGCATCAAGCGAATGCGCCGTGGCTGGTTTTCGGCGAGAGAACCATGGCCAAATATCGCAGCTACAGCATCAGAGAGGACGGCGGCCATCGGTCACCGCCTCTTTTTGCGATCTGACGTCAGGCCGCCCGCGCGGCTCCGGGCTCTCGGCGAGGCGGAAAAATGCGCCCGCCAATGCCTCGCGCGGCGTTCAGCAATTCACTGGTGTCGGATGTCTCCGGCGTGAGCAGAAGTTCGGACGCCACGACCTTCGCGCCGCAATAATCGAAGATGCCGTGGTCGATCTGTGTTCGCATGGCGCCGAAATAGCCGTGCCGCGCATAGGTCCGCATGTTGGCGCCGCCAATGGCGACGAGATGCACCTTGAGATGGTGCAGCTTTTTCGTGAGCTTGATGTCGGTCGCTTCTTCATAAGCCCAGCCATTGGCGAAGACGCGATCGATCCAGCCCTTGAGCAGGCCGGGCATCGACCACCAGTAGACGGGATAGACCAGCACCAGCGCATCGGCCCGGTCGATCCTGGCCTGCTCGGCGGCGACGTCCGCAGGAGCAGCGGCCTCCCTGCGATAGAGGGCGATGTCGGCTGCGTTGAACCTCGGATCGAACGCTTCCGCGGCTAAGTCCGCGACCTCAATGGAATTGCCGGGACTGGACTGGATCACGCCCTGCGCGACTTGCGCGGCCACGCCGTGGCTCAGCGACGTGGGAACGGGATGCGCGACGACGATAAGCGCGTGCATGGTGGAACTCCTGTTGAGTGATTGCGGATCGAAGGGAGCGTCTATATACTTTTAGTAATATACTTTTGGTATATAAGCATGTCAACCGTGAAAATGGATGATGGCGCCATTGCGCATCGACGCCGCCTGACGCGGCAGGAGCGGCTGCAGCAGCTTCTGGACGTGGCTTGGCGGCTGACGCGCGCGGAGGGCACCGACGCACTGACGCTGCCGCGCCTCGCCGAACAGGCGAACATCACGAAACCCGTGGTCTACGATCACTTCGGGACACGCGCCGGCCTGTTGCTGGCCCTCTATCGGGATTTCGATGCGCGCCAGACGGCGATCATCGACAGTGCGATCGAGGCCACCGAGCCGACGCTCGTGGACCGCGCGTCGGTGATCGCGTCGTCTTATGTCGACTGCGTGCTGGCGCAGGGGCGGGAGATACCGGGAGTGATCTCGGCCCTGACCAGTTCGCCGGAACTCGAGCAGGTGAAACGTGAATACGAAGCGGTCTTTCTGGAGAAATGCCGAGCCGCCCTCGAACCTTTCGCCGAAGGCTCGATAACGCCCGGGGCCTTGCGAGCGATGCTGGGGGCCGCCACGGCCCTTTCCAACGCAGCCGTGGCGGAAGAGATCACGATCGAAGAGGCGAAGGCCGAACTTTATGAAATCATCGTCGCCATGGTTGGCAGGAGCGGGCAGAACGACTCTCGGGCCAGTGCTTAGACGCAGTCTTGTCTTGCGGTCGGGGCGGATTCCATCTGGATAGCAAAGGGCGGCGAAACCTGATTTCGCCGCCCTTTTGTAACGCCTGTCGCCTAGAGCCTGATCCATTCCGATTGAATCGGAATGGGGGCTCTAACCTCTTGTTTGCCGCATGATCTTGTCCGAAAAGTCTGCAACTTTTCGGGACCATGCTCTAGGCGAAGGCGCCGTGGCAGTGCTTGTATTTCTTGCCGGAGCCGCAGGGGCAGGCCTCGTTGCGGCCGACCTTGCCCCAGGTGTCGGGCCGCTTGGGATCGCGGTCCTCTGGCGCGACGACGCGCGAATCCGGCATCACGGCGACAGCAACATCGCCGAAATCGTCCTCGCCGGTGGTGGCGTCGAGGTGATGGCCGAAGGTTGAGGGCGCTTCCGGCGGCGGCGCCTCGGCGGCCTCGCGCACCAGTTCCACCCGCATCAACTGCGCGGTGACGGCCTGGCGCAGATTGCCGAGCATGGCCTGGAACAGCTCGAAGCCTTCGCCCTTGTATTCCTGCAGCGGGTCACGCTGGGCATAGCCGCGGAAGCCGACCACCGAACGCAGATGGTCGAGGTTGACCAGGTGCTCGCGCCAGAGATGATCGAGCGTCTGCAGCACGACCGAGCGTTCGACATAGGCCATCACCTCGGGGCCGAAGCGCTCGGCGCGTTCGGCCGCGGCGGCGTTGGCACGCTCGGTGATGCGGTCGCGAATGTCCTCTTCGGCGATGCCCTCTTCCTTGACCCAGTCCTCGATCGGCAGATCGAGATTCAGGAACTGCCGTACGCCTTCCTTGAGGCCGACAGCATCCCACTGTTCGGAATAGGCATTTTCGGGAATGTGCTTGGTGACCAGTTCCTCGATCACGCCCTCGCGCATCTCGGCGATGGTTTCGGAAAGGTTCTCGCCGTCCATCAGTTCGAGGCGCTGCTCGAACACCACCTTGCGCTGGTCGTTCTGCACGTCGTCGAATTTCAGGAGGTTCTTGCGGATGTCGAAGTTGCGCGCCTCGACCTTCTTCTGCGCCTTTTCCAGCGCCTTGTTGATCCAGGGGTGGATGATCGCCTCGTCTTCCTTGAGGCCGAGCTTCTGCAGCATGCCGTCCATGCGCTCGGAGCCGAAAATGCGCATCAGGTCGTCCTGCAGCGACAGGAAGAATTTCGAACGTCCGGGGTCGCCCTGGCGGCCGGAACGGCCGCGGAGCTGGTTGTCGATGCGGCGCGATTCATGGCGCTCGGTGGCGAGCACGTAGAGCCCGCCGGCTGCCAGCGCCTTTTCCTTCAGCCGCTGCACGTCCTCGCGGATGGCATTTTCCTTGGCCTCGCGCTCGGGGCCGGCCGGCATGTCGCCAAGTTCCTCGGCAATGCGCATGTCGGCATTGCCGCCGAGCTGGATGTCGGTGCCGCGGCCGGCCATATTGGTGGCGATGGTGATGGCGCCGGGCTTGCCGGCCTGTGCAACGATGGCCGCCTCGCGCTCGTGATGACGGGCGTTCAGCACCTCGAAATTGTGGAAACCGTCCTTGCGCAGACGCTCGGCCAATTGCTCGGACTTTTCGATCGAGGTGGTGCCGACCAGCGTCGGCTGGCCCTTTTGATTGGCCTCGCGGATCTCGCGGACGATGGCCTTGTATTTCTCCTCGACCGTCCGGTAGACCTCGTCGTCCTCGTCCATACGTATGACCGGCAGGTTGGTGGGCACTTCGGTCACTTCGAGGCCGTAGATATTGCCGAATTCCTCGGCTTCGGTTGCCGCCGTGCCGGTCATGCCGGCCAGCTTCTTGTACATGCGGAAATAGTTTTGGAACGTCACCGAGGCCAGCGTCTGGTTTTCCGGCTGGATCTGGACATGTTCCTTGGCTTCGAGCGCCTGGTGCAGGCCCTCGGAATAGCGCCGGCCCGGCATCATGCGGCCGGTGAACTCGTCGATGATGACGATCTCGCCGTTGCGGACGATGTAGTCCTTGTCGCGCTGGAACAGGCGGTGCGCCTTCAGCGCATTGTTGACGTGGTGGACGATGGCGACGTTCTCGACATCGTAGAGCGATTCACCCTTCAGGTGGCCCGCCTCGCGCAGCATGTTTTCGAGCTTCTCGGTGCCTTCCTCGGTGAAGATGGCGGTGCGCTGCTTCTCGTCGATCTCGTAGTCGGCCGGCTCGAGCTTGAGGATGAAGGCGTCGACCGTATTGTACATTTCCGAGCGGTCCTCGAGCGGACCGGAAATGATCAGCGGCGTGCGCGCCTCGTCGACCAGGATGGAATCGACCTCGTCGACGATCGCGTAATTGTGACCGCGCTGCACCATCTGCGCGCGCTCATACTTCATATTGTCGCGCAGATAGTCGAAGCCGAGCTCGTTGTTGGTGGCGTAGGTGACGTCCGCGGCGTAGGCGGCGCGGCGCTGGTCGTCGGTCATGCCGTGAACGATGACGCCGGTGGTCAGGCCGAGGAAGTTGTAGATGCGGCCCATCCACTCGGAGTCGCGCTTTGCCAGGTAGTCGTTGACCGTGACGACATGGACGCCCTTGCCTTCGAGCGCATTGAGATAGACCGGCAGCGTCGCCACCAGCGTCTTGCCTTCGCCGGTGCGCATCTCGGCGATGTTGCCGCCGTGGAGCACCATGCCGCCGATGAGCTGCACGTCGAAGGGGCGCAGGCCGAGCACGCGCTTGGCCGCCTCACGCACCGTGGCGAAGGCGGGGACGAGAAGATCGTCGACGCTGGCGCCGTCGGCAAGCTGCTGGCGGAACTGGTCGGTGCGGGCCCTGAGCGCCTCGTCCGACAGCGCCTGTATTTCGCCTTCCAGCGCGTTGATCGCCTCCACTCTTGGACGCGTCGCCTTGACGCGGCGATCGTTGGAGGAGCCGAAAATTTTACGGGCGATGCCGCCGAAACTGACCATCAAGTGCTCTTTCAATCCGTATGTGCCGGCCGGGCGCCGGCCGAACCCGCCAGAATGTGCCGAGGCAGATTCGAACGTGAAAAAGCGCCCGGAAAACGGTTCTGGACGCAAAGACGAAGGACAGATAAGAGGGGGCAGAAGCGATGTCAACGTTGCAGCGATGCTGCCCGGCGCGCCGAATTCCGCCACATTCAGGCTGATTGAAGCGCGTTCAGTTACCGGATTGGAGTATAGTATGAGCATCAAGCACCCACGCGCCGCGCTCGCCGGCATCGGCATGGCCGTCGGCATCAGCGTTCTTGCTGCGATCAGCGCAGGCGCACAGGAAACCGCGCCGGCTCCCGCCGCGCCGGCTGCCCCGGCACAGGCGGCTCCCGACCCGGCGAAGGTCGTCGCCACCGTCAACGGCCAGTCGATCACCGAGGCCGACCTGACGCTGGCCGAGGCCGACCTCGACCAGCAGTTCTCCCGCCTTCCGCCCGAGCAGCGCCGCGCCGCGGCTCTGTCGGCGCTGATCGAAATCCGGCTGCTTGCCTCGGAAGCCGCGGCCAAGGGGCTGGACAAGGATCCCGAATTCGAGCGCCGCATGGCCTTCCTCCAGCAGCGCGCGCTGCACAGCGCCGTGGTCGACGCGGAAGTATCGGCCAAGATCACCGACGAGGAGATCCGCAAGCGCTACGACACCGAAGTGTCGAACGCGCCGCCGGTCAACGAGGTCAAGGCGCGTCACATACTGGTCAAGACCAAGGAAGAGGCCGACGCGATCATCAAGCAGCTCGACGCCGGCGGCGATTTCGAAAAGCTCGCCAACGAAAACACCACCGATCCGAGCGGCAAGGAAACGGGCGGCGAGCTGGGCTATTTCGGTCCTGGCCAGATGGTGCCGGAATTCGAGAAGGCGGCCTTCGCGCTCGATGTCGGCGCCTATTCGAAGGAGCCGGTGCAGAGCCAGTTCGGCTTCCACATCATCAAAATCGAGGACAAGCGCACCCAGCAGCCGCCCGCCTTCGACCAGGTGAAGGACCAGATCCGCTCGATCCTGCTGCGCGAGAACTATTTCGCGCTGGTCAAGTCGCTGCGCGGCGCGGCCAAGGTCGACATCGCCGACGCCGAGTTGAAGAAGGCGGTCGAGCAGGTCGACGGCGGGCAGTAGGCATCATCGCGGCCGCTGCCGCCCGGCAAGGATCGGCGTCCGCCCATGCTGTATGATCCGGCGCACCGTCTGGTCTTCGCCGCATGATCCGTGGGATCATGCGGTTAGCGGCAGCGCGTCAGCATCATCATCCCGAACATGAAATTTAAGGGCGCAATCCAGGGGCGCCTGGTTAGGGCAGGGTGCCTTGATTGCCGGCGTCAGCGCCGACAGCCTCGCTGGCATAGGTCATCGTCATTGGGGCGAGCCGCAACCAGCTTTGTACCGGTAACAACACCCGCGGAATTCGTTTCCGCTCTGAAACAAACTGCTGGAAGCGCGGCATTTGCCTGAAACATCGCGACCATAGTTCTCCGCACCACTGAAAAAGGGGCCGGGCACCGGCCTGAAACAGGAGCGGAACATGACATTCAAGAATATTGCTGTTGCAGCTTTGGCGCTTCTTACACTCGGCAGCGTTGCCGCGGCCGACGACCTGAAGCCGATGCATTCGCGCAGCATCGACCTCGGCACCATGACCGGCATCGCCTACTATACCGTCGAACCGGATGGCTACCATGTGGTCGCCACGCTCGCCCAGAACGACGCCGGCGAGGCCGTTCGCTTCGAGACGGTCCTGGTATCCGGTCAGACCATGACGTTGTCGACGCCGCGCGGGGCGGGAATGCCGCCGGTCAAAGTCGAGATCAGCAGGACCGCCGATCAGATCCGCGTCCTGGAGGCGGTCGCCACCAATTAGCCGCCTCGCCGTGCGTGGCGGGGAGTATTTCAAGCTTAGGCGAGCAGGCTTTTGGCTATGATCCGAACCGCTTTGCGGATCGTCTCGTCGTCTTCGTCGAGGCGGTTCGTCAAAAGATGAATCCACGCATAGCCGGACAGCATGTCGGCGACGAGAGTGGGATCGGCGTCGGCGGCGACCTCGCCCCTGGCCTTGGCGCGCTCGACGATCTGGCCGGTATGGGCGCGCCGTTCCCTGGCGTAATCGGCAAGCGCGGCTGATGCGGTCGCGTCTGATTGCGCCTCGGCCACGAAGGAGCGGAAGATGCTGCCGGCCGGCGTTTCCCGCCATTGCCTGAACAGGCTTTTCAGGAAGCGGAACATATCCTCCTCGACCGAACCCGTATCGGCATAGTCGATATCGCGCTTCTGGCGCTGATAGACGTCGAGGAGAAGAGCGGCCTTGCTGGGCCACCAGCGATAGATGGTCGGCTTGCCGGCGCGGGCGCGGCGGGCGACCGCCTCGATGGAAAAACCGGCATAGCCTGCCTCGAGCAGGACCGCCTCCGCAGCATCACGAATAGCGTCGGCGCTGTCCGGATTGCGTTTGGCGCCGATCGAGCGGCGCGCTTTTTCGGGTGGCTTTTCCATTAGTCTCCCTGAAACCTTTCAACGCATCATAGCATGAAGGCTTGACGAAACGAAACGGTTCGTTCTATTTAACGGAACGTACCGTTTCGTTGGAGATTCGTTATGAGCACTTCCCCCGCACCCACCCGCTTCTCGCGTCCGCGCTTCGCCTTGCTGGTGATGCTCGGCGTCTATCCGCTCATCACAGGGCTGCTCTATATCGTCATTCCGCTGACTGACGGCTGGACCACATGGCAGCGCACGCTGGTCATCGTTCCGCTGATGGTCGTCACCATCATCTGGGGCCTCATTCCGGGCGTGCAGAAGCTCTTCCGCGGCTTCATCAATCCGGCCAGCCGCTGATCACCGAGCCTACGAGGCAGTAGATGGCAGGAGCGATGCAACCCTGGCTGGCCGAAGCCGTTCACCCGGCATGAATGAAAGGACCATCCTGGAAGCCCCGTCGAGGCTTGGCCTGTCGTCGGGCGGTGTGGAAACGCTGCCAAAGGCGCTGCTCGCCGCTGGGTTT is a window encoding:
- a CDS encoding peptidylprolyl isomerase, which translates into the protein MSIKHPRAALAGIGMAVGISVLAAISAGAQETAPAPAAPAAPAQAAPDPAKVVATVNGQSITEADLTLAEADLDQQFSRLPPEQRRAAALSALIEIRLLASEAAAKGLDKDPEFERRMAFLQQRALHSAVVDAEVSAKITDEEIRKRYDTEVSNAPPVNEVKARHILVKTKEEADAIIKQLDAGGDFEKLANENTTDPSGKETGGELGYFGPGQMVPEFEKAAFALDVGAYSKEPVQSQFGFHIIKIEDKRTQQPPAFDQVKDQIRSILLRENYFALVKSLRGAAKVDIADAELKKAVEQVDGGQ
- a CDS encoding NAD(P)H-dependent oxidoreductase is translated as MHALIVVAHPVPTSLSHGVAAQVAQGVIQSSPGNSIEVADLAAEAFDPRFNAADIALYRREAAAPADVAAEQARIDRADALVLVYPVYWWSMPGLLKGWIDRVFANGWAYEEATDIKLTKKLHHLKVHLVAIGGANMRTYARHGYFGAMRTQIDHGIFDYCGAKVVASELLLTPETSDTSELLNAARGIGGRIFPPRREPGAARAA
- a CDS encoding TetR/AcrR family transcriptional regulator, which gives rise to MEKPPEKARRSIGAKRNPDSADAIRDAAEAVLLEAGYAGFSIEAVARRARAGKPTIYRWWPSKAALLLDVYQRQKRDIDYADTGSVEEDMFRFLKSLFRQWRETPAGSIFRSFVAEAQSDATASAALADYARERRAHTGQIVERAKARGEVAADADPTLVADMLSGYAWIHLLTNRLDEDDETIRKAVRIIAKSLLA
- the secA gene encoding preprotein translocase subunit SecA — protein: MVSFGGIARKIFGSSNDRRVKATRPRVEAINALEGEIQALSDEALRARTDQFRQQLADGASVDDLLVPAFATVREAAKRVLGLRPFDVQLIGGMVLHGGNIAEMRTGEGKTLVATLPVYLNALEGKGVHVVTVNDYLAKRDSEWMGRIYNFLGLTTGVIVHGMTDDQRRAAYAADVTYATNNELGFDYLRDNMKYERAQMVQRGHNYAIVDEVDSILVDEARTPLIISGPLEDRSEMYNTVDAFILKLEPADYEIDEKQRTAIFTEEGTEKLENMLREAGHLKGESLYDVENVAIVHHVNNALKAHRLFQRDKDYIVRNGEIVIIDEFTGRMMPGRRYSEGLHQALEAKEHVQIQPENQTLASVTFQNYFRMYKKLAGMTGTAATEAEEFGNIYGLEVTEVPTNLPVIRMDEDDEVYRTVEEKYKAIVREIREANQKGQPTLVGTTSIEKSEQLAERLRKDGFHNFEVLNARHHEREAAIVAQAGKPGAITIATNMAGRGTDIQLGGNADMRIAEELGDMPAGPEREAKENAIREDVQRLKEKALAAGGLYVLATERHESRRIDNQLRGRSGRQGDPGRSKFFLSLQDDLMRIFGSERMDGMLQKLGLKEDEAIIHPWINKALEKAQKKVEARNFDIRKNLLKFDDVQNDQRKVVFEQRLELMDGENLSETIAEMREGVIEELVTKHIPENAYSEQWDAVGLKEGVRQFLNLDLPIEDWVKEEGIAEEDIRDRITERANAAAAERAERFGPEVMAYVERSVVLQTLDHLWREHLVNLDHLRSVVGFRGYAQRDPLQEYKGEGFELFQAMLGNLRQAVTAQLMRVELVREAAEAPPPEAPSTFGHHLDATTGEDDFGDVAVAVMPDSRVVAPEDRDPKRPDTWGKVGRNEACPCGSGKKYKHCHGAFA
- a CDS encoding aspartate kinase, with product MARIVMKFGGTSVADISRIRNVARHVKREVDAGHEVAVVVSAMAGKTNELVAWTREASPMHDAREYDAVVASGEQVTAGLLAIALQNMGVHARSWQGWQIPIKTDNAHGAARILEIDGSFLITRFGEGQVAVVAGFQGIGPDNRIATLGRGGSDTSAVAIAAAVKADRCDIYTDVDGVYTTDPRIEPKARRLAKISFEEMLEMASLGAKVLQVRSVELAMVHRVRTFVRSSFDDPDAPGMGDLDNPPGTLICDEDEIVEQQVVTGIAYAKDEAQISLRRVADRPGVAAGIFGPLAEANINVDMIVQNISEDGSRTDMTFTVPSGDVGKALAVLDRIKESVGFDVVQHDEGMSKVSVIGIGMRSHAGVAATAFKALADKSINIRAITTSEIKISILIDGPYTELAVRTLHSVYGLDKQ
- the ptsP gene encoding phosphoenolpyruvate--protein phosphotransferase, which codes for MRDLAGGPRVLLKRLRELMAEPLEPQERLDRIVHDIAQNMVAEVCSLYILRADSVLELYATEGLNPGSVHLAQLRLGQGLVGTIAASARALNLSDAQEHPAFAYLPETGEEIYNSFLGVPVLRAGRTLGVLVVQNRTKRHYREDEVEALETTAMVIAEMIATGDLARLTRPGLELDLRRPVSFKGLSFNEGVGLGHVVLHEPRIVVTNLFNEDSDEEIGRLEKALSSLRLSIDDMLSRREVAFEGEHREVLEAYRMFANDRGWVRRLEEAVRNGLTAEAAVEKVQSDMRARMLHMTDPYLRERMSDFDDLANRLLRQLMGRSPDDIASSLPKDAIIVARSMGAAELLDYPREKLRGLVLEDGAVTSHVVIVARAMGIPVSGQVKGAVSMAENGDAIIVDGDEGSIHLRPQSDLEAAYAEKARFRARRQELYRELRNKPSLTKDGVAIDLMMNAGLAVDLPQLAEAGAAGIGLFRTELQFMVASTFPRAEAQERLYRDVLDAAQGKPVTFRTIDIGGDKVLPYFKASVVEENPALGWRAIRLTLDRPGLLRSQIRALLKAAGGRELRVMLPMVTELGEIAQAREIIDREVRHLSRFAHHLPTSLKLGAMLEVPSLLWQLDELMQAVDFVSVGSNDLFQFVMATDRGNTQLSDRFDPLSVPFLRVLKHVADAGHRTHTPVTLCGELAGRPISAMALVGLGYRSISMSPASIGPVKAMLAELPLGELKAFMADNLAGPAANLPMRALLHTFADDRGIPL
- a CDS encoding helix-turn-helix domain-containing protein, producing the protein MDDGAIAHRRRLTRQERLQQLLDVAWRLTRAEGTDALTLPRLAEQANITKPVVYDHFGTRAGLLLALYRDFDARQTAIIDSAIEATEPTLVDRASVIASSYVDCVLAQGREIPGVISALTSSPELEQVKREYEAVFLEKCRAALEPFAEGSITPGALRAMLGAATALSNAAVAEEITIEEAKAELYEIIVAMVGRSGQNDSRASA